One stretch of Pararhizobium qamdonense DNA includes these proteins:
- a CDS encoding Lrp/AsnC family transcriptional regulator — MTLADKDRHLLAILSENARMPTALLARKLGLSRTTVQAKLERLERDGVIAGYGVRLSDDFEKGLVKAHVLITLAAKALGRVTQELHDIEDVRTLHSVSGSFDLIAIVAASSISELDLVIDRIGEIDGVEKTLSSIILSTRINR; from the coding sequence GACGTTGGCAGACAAGGACCGGCATCTTCTGGCGATTCTCAGCGAGAATGCCCGCATGCCGACGGCGCTCCTGGCGCGCAAACTCGGCCTGTCGCGCACCACGGTGCAGGCCAAGCTTGAACGCTTGGAGCGGGACGGCGTGATTGCCGGCTATGGCGTCCGGCTGTCGGATGATTTCGAGAAGGGACTGGTCAAGGCGCATGTGCTGATCACACTGGCCGCGAAAGCGCTGGGGCGGGTGACCCAGGAGCTGCACGATATCGAGGATGTGCGCACGTTGCATTCGGTCAGCGGCAGCTTTGATCTCATCGCCATCGTTGCGGCGTCATCGATCAGCGAACTCGATCTGGTGATCGACCGGATCGGCGAGATCGACGGCGTGGAAAAGACGCTGTCGTCGATCATTCTGTCGACGCGGATCAACAGGTGA
- a CDS encoding OFA family MFS transporter, translating into MAATTQTLGNGGSVGLLDRERIIAQPGFNRWLVPPAALAIHLCIGMAYGFSVFWLPLSKAIGPAPDTCSTMNLASALFTTSCNWRVSDLGWIYTLFFVLLGCSAAIWGGWLERAGPRKAGFVSACCWCGGILVAALGVYTHQLWLMWLGAGVIGGIGLGLGYISPVSTLIKWFPDRRGMATGMAIMGFGGGAMIGAPLANLLMTYFRTDMSAGVWQTFVVMAIIYFVFMMGGAFGYRIPPAGWRPEGWTAPASKSTMITTKHVHLRDAHKTKQFWLIWAVLCLNVSAGIGVIGMASPMLQEIFAGSLIGLPDVAFADLDTTQKASIAAIAAGFTGLLSLFNIGGRFFWASLSDKIGRKNTYFCFFVLGIVLYALAPTLAGLGNKALFVLAFGIILSMYGGGFATIPAYLADIFGTQFVGAIHGRLLTAWATAGIVGPVVVNYIREAQISAGVAPGPELYTGTMYILAGMLALGLIANALVRPLSDKWFMKDEEVAALQAKTAAANAGPTGSFGIGTGGFDGKALIAWAIVGIPMLWGVWVTLRASMVLFG; encoded by the coding sequence ATGGCAGCAACAACGCAAACCCTTGGCAATGGAGGCTCGGTCGGCCTGCTCGACCGCGAGCGCATCATCGCTCAACCGGGCTTCAATCGCTGGCTCGTACCGCCCGCAGCGCTTGCCATCCATCTCTGCATCGGCATGGCCTATGGCTTCAGCGTCTTCTGGCTGCCTTTGTCCAAGGCCATCGGCCCCGCGCCCGATACCTGCTCCACCATGAACCTTGCCTCCGCCCTGTTCACCACCAGCTGCAACTGGCGTGTCTCCGATCTCGGCTGGATCTACACACTGTTCTTCGTGCTTCTCGGCTGTTCGGCCGCCATCTGGGGCGGCTGGCTGGAGCGTGCGGGGCCGCGCAAAGCCGGTTTCGTCTCGGCCTGCTGCTGGTGCGGCGGCATTCTCGTTGCTGCCCTTGGCGTCTACACCCACCAGCTCTGGCTGATGTGGCTTGGCGCCGGTGTCATCGGCGGTATCGGTCTGGGCCTTGGCTATATCTCCCCGGTTTCCACCCTGATCAAATGGTTTCCCGACCGGCGCGGCATGGCGACGGGTATGGCGATCATGGGCTTTGGTGGCGGCGCAATGATCGGCGCGCCGCTTGCCAACCTTTTGATGACCTATTTCCGCACCGATATGTCGGCGGGCGTCTGGCAGACCTTCGTCGTCATGGCCATCATCTATTTCGTCTTCATGATGGGCGGCGCCTTCGGCTACCGCATCCCGCCGGCCGGCTGGCGTCCGGAAGGCTGGACTGCCCCCGCCTCCAAGAGCACGATGATCACCACCAAGCACGTGCATCTGCGCGATGCTCATAAGACGAAGCAGTTCTGGCTCATCTGGGCCGTGCTCTGCCTCAATGTCTCGGCCGGTATCGGCGTCATCGGCATGGCCTCGCCCATGCTGCAGGAGATTTTCGCGGGCTCGCTGATCGGCCTGCCGGATGTCGCCTTTGCCGATCTCGACACCACGCAAAAGGCTTCGATCGCGGCGATTGCCGCAGGCTTTACCGGGCTTCTCTCGCTGTTCAATATCGGTGGCCGCTTCTTCTGGGCATCGCTGTCGGACAAGATCGGCCGCAAGAACACGTATTTCTGCTTCTTCGTGCTTGGCATCGTGCTCTATGCGCTGGCTCCCACGCTGGCCGGCCTTGGCAACAAGGCGCTGTTCGTGCTGGCCTTCGGCATCATCCTGTCGATGTATGGCGGTGGCTTTGCGACTATTCCCGCCTATCTCGCCGATATTTTCGGCACCCAGTTCGTTGGCGCCATCCATGGGCGTCTGCTGACGGCCTGGGCAACGGCAGGGATCGTCGGCCCGGTTGTGGTCAACTATATCCGCGAAGCGCAGATCTCGGCCGGCGTCGCCCCCGGACCGGAACTCTACACCGGCACGATGTACATCCTCGCCGGCATGTTGGCGCTCGGCCTGATTGCCAATGCGCTGGTGCGGCCGCTCTCGGACAAGTGGTTCATGAAGGACGAGGAAGTGGCAGCCCTGCAGGCCAAGACCGCTGCGGCCAATGCCGGCCCGACCGGCTCCTTCGGCATCGGCACGGGCGGCTTCGATGGCAAGGCCCTGATCGCCTGGGCGATCGTCGGCATCCCGATGCTCTGGGGCGTCTGGGTGACGCTGCGGGCGAGCATGGTGCTGTTCGGGTAG
- a CDS encoding sensor histidine kinase, which yields MAEQPRLKERPARSIRFRLLAIALLPTLVILPLLLGIAITRWNAKFDALLITKVNGDLTIAHQYLSRILENTGEHIQALAVSAAFRDTVGGGDTAALPNFLEDSRRTLGLDFLMLVDEEGRPLHAQGPAQGAWPVVAAALNGTSSTAIDIFSNEQLAALSPAFAERARIELVETPNAVPTGRKSETRGMTVHSASPVTLANGLKAALVGGILLNQNLVFIDTINDLVYREASLPEGSKGTATLFLDDVRVSTNVRLFEDRRALGTRVSAAVRTAVLGEGRTWLDSAFVVNDWYISAYEPIVDSFGKRVGMLYVGFLETPFRQAKYTTLLTIVLAFLAVTAASVPIFLRWARAIFKPLERMSDTITRVEGGNMGARTELRAASDEIGRVALHLDGLLDQLQQRDRELRQWNEELNDRVAERTSELELANRQIEATTKQLIMSEKLAAIGEITAGVAHEINNPIAVIQGNLDVVRSVLGARADEAKVEFRLIDEQIHRISQIVTKLLQFAKPEEYAGYVERHAPSDVISDCLPLVQHLLHKAEIKLVRDDRARRLVLMNRTELQQVAVNLIVNAIHAMPKGGVLTIRILDQDFETRPGVRIDIADTGVGMTPELIGKIFDPFFTTKRQEGTGLGLSISQRLIARQNGQISVQSEPGEGTTFSIWLPEAN from the coding sequence ATGGCTGAACAGCCTCGCCTTAAGGAGCGCCCTGCCCGCTCCATCCGCTTCAGGCTTCTGGCCATCGCGCTCCTGCCGACGCTGGTCATCCTGCCGCTGCTGCTGGGTATCGCCATTACCCGCTGGAACGCGAAATTCGATGCGCTGCTGATCACCAAGGTCAATGGCGACCTCACCATCGCCCATCAATATCTCTCCCGCATCCTCGAAAACACCGGCGAGCATATCCAGGCGCTGGCCGTCTCCGCCGCATTTCGCGACACGGTAGGCGGCGGTGACACAGCGGCCCTGCCAAACTTCCTGGAAGACAGCCGCCGGACGCTCGGCCTCGATTTCCTGATGCTTGTCGATGAAGAGGGACGGCCGCTGCATGCGCAAGGGCCGGCACAGGGCGCGTGGCCGGTCGTGGCCGCGGCACTGAATGGCACATCCTCGACCGCCATCGATATTTTCTCCAACGAGCAGCTAGCCGCACTCTCGCCCGCCTTTGCCGAGCGCGCCCGCATCGAGCTGGTCGAAACCCCGAACGCTGTGCCGACCGGCCGCAAGAGCGAAACGCGCGGCATGACCGTGCATTCGGCCAGTCCGGTAACACTCGCAAACGGCTTAAAGGCCGCATTGGTCGGCGGCATCCTGCTCAATCAGAATCTCGTCTTCATCGATACGATCAACGATCTCGTCTACCGTGAGGCGAGCCTGCCGGAAGGCAGCAAGGGCACCGCGACGCTGTTTCTCGATGACGTGCGCGTCAGCACCAATGTGCGTCTTTTCGAGGATCGCCGGGCGCTGGGAACCCGCGTGTCCGCCGCCGTGCGCACAGCCGTTTTGGGCGAGGGCCGCACCTGGCTCGACAGCGCCTTTGTCGTCAACGACTGGTACATCTCGGCCTATGAGCCGATTGTCGACAGTTTTGGCAAGCGCGTCGGCATGCTCTATGTCGGCTTTCTGGAGACGCCCTTCCGGCAGGCGAAATACACGACGCTGCTCACCATCGTACTCGCCTTTCTGGCCGTCACCGCCGCCAGCGTGCCGATCTTCCTGCGCTGGGCGCGGGCGATCTTCAAGCCGCTGGAACGCATGAGCGATACCATCACCCGCGTCGAAGGCGGCAATATGGGCGCCCGCACAGAGTTGAGGGCGGCAAGCGACGAGATCGGCCGGGTGGCACTGCATCTCGACGGCCTGCTCGATCAGCTGCAGCAGCGCGATCGCGAGCTGCGGCAATGGAACGAGGAATTGAACGACCGCGTGGCCGAGCGCACCAGCGAATTGGAGCTGGCCAACCGCCAGATCGAGGCGACCACCAAGCAGCTGATCATGTCGGAAAAACTCGCCGCCATCGGCGAGATCACCGCCGGCGTCGCCCATGAGATCAACAATCCCATCGCCGTCATCCAGGGCAATCTCGATGTGGTCCGCAGCGTTCTCGGCGCAAGGGCCGACGAAGCAAAGGTCGAGTTCCGGCTGATCGACGAACAGATCCACCGCATCAGCCAGATCGTCACCAAGCTCCTGCAATTTGCCAAGCCCGAGGAATATGCCGGCTATGTCGAGCGCCATGCGCCATCGGACGTGATCTCCGACTGCCTGCCGCTGGTCCAGCATCTGCTCCACAAGGCCGAGATCAAGCTCGTCCGCGACGACCGCGCCCGGCGGCTGGTGCTGATGAACCGCACCGAACTGCAGCAGGTGGCGGTCAACCTGATCGTCAATGCCATCCATGCCATGCCGAAAGGCGGCGTGCTGACGATCCGCATTTTGGATCAGGATTTTGAGACGCGGCCCGGCGTGCGCATCGACATCGCAGATACCGGCGTCGGCATGACGCCGGAGCTGATCGGCAAGATCTTTGACCCGTTTTTCACCACAAAGCGCCAGGAAGGAACGGGCCTTGGCCTCTCCATCAGCCAGCGCCTGATCGCGCGCCAGAACGGCCAGATCTCCGTTCAAAGCGAGCCCGGAGAAGGCACGACCTTTTCCATCTGGCTGCCGGAAGCCAACTAA
- a CDS encoding sigma-54-dependent transcriptional regulator produces the protein MPERDPEFGPWLAQASILIVDDEPGMRNFLVRTLGPRCKRIEEAADTDEASRKLDAHHFDVVILDNIMPGKNGVDWLAEQRAIGFFAEAILITAFADLETAIQALRAGAVDFVLKPFRSNQILNSVARCLDRMRLQRENFVLRYELKATSDHILLRDRLIGTSRVIGDVRDTIARVAPLPTSVLLTGESGTGKEVAARSLHTLSDRVDKPFVPVNCAAIPADMIETELFGHIRGAFTGAENNREGLFTHAQGGTLFLDEIGEMPLATQSKLLRVIEDRRVRPVGSEREVPVDLRFVFATNADLQKEVEKGRFRADLFYRINVMQLHLPPLRDRGNDVQELADLFMQKLSQQLGMPPVPIDAPVRATLTRYAWPGNVRELRNLIERSLILGKFPEDFRGGRTQEADLAGETLDDVERRHILAVLEETGGNRDEAARRLGISRKTIDRKCAAWNG, from the coding sequence ATGCCGGAGCGGGATCCCGAGTTCGGTCCGTGGCTTGCGCAGGCATCCATTCTGATTGTCGATGACGAGCCGGGCATGCGCAATTTCCTGGTCCGCACGCTCGGGCCCCGCTGCAAACGGATCGAGGAGGCGGCCGATACCGACGAGGCCTCGCGCAAGCTCGACGCGCATCATTTCGACGTGGTGATCCTCGACAATATCATGCCCGGCAAGAACGGCGTCGATTGGCTGGCCGAGCAGCGCGCCATCGGCTTTTTTGCCGAAGCCATCCTGATCACCGCCTTTGCCGACCTTGAAACCGCGATCCAGGCGCTGCGCGCCGGTGCCGTCGATTTTGTCTTGAAACCCTTCCGCTCCAACCAGATCCTCAATTCCGTCGCCCGCTGCCTTGATCGCATGCGGCTGCAGCGCGAAAATTTCGTGTTGCGCTACGAGCTGAAGGCTACGTCCGATCATATCCTCCTGCGCGACCGGCTGATCGGCACGTCACGGGTGATCGGCGATGTCCGCGATACCATTGCGCGCGTCGCCCCGCTGCCGACCTCCGTGCTTTTGACCGGCGAATCCGGCACGGGCAAGGAAGTTGCCGCCCGCTCGCTGCACACCTTGTCCGACCGGGTGGACAAGCCGTTCGTCCCGGTCAACTGCGCCGCCATTCCCGCCGACATGATCGAAACCGAGCTGTTCGGCCATATCAGGGGGGCCTTTACCGGCGCTGAAAACAACCGTGAAGGCCTGTTCACCCATGCCCAGGGCGGCACGCTGTTTCTCGATGAGATCGGCGAAATGCCGCTCGCCACGCAAAGCAAGCTGCTGCGCGTCATCGAAGACCGCCGCGTCCGGCCTGTCGGTTCCGAACGCGAGGTTCCCGTCGATCTGCGCTTCGTATTCGCCACCAATGCCGATCTGCAGAAGGAGGTCGAGAAAGGCCGCTTTCGCGCCGATCTGTTCTATCGCATCAACGTCATGCAGCTCCATCTGCCGCCGCTGCGCGACCGGGGCAATGACGTGCAGGAACTGGCAGACCTGTTCATGCAGAAACTGTCGCAACAGCTGGGCATGCCGCCGGTGCCGATCGACGCGCCGGTGCGCGCGACGCTTACGCGCTACGCCTGGCCCGGCAATGTCCGCGAGCTGCGCAATCTCATCGAACGCTCGCTGATCCTCGGCAAATTTCCCGAAGATTTCCGCGGCGGCCGCACGCAGGAGGCTGACCTCGCCGGCGAAACGCTGGACGATGTCGAGCGGCGGCATATCCTGGCCGTCCTGGAGGAAACCGGCGGCAACCGCGATGAGGCGGCCCGCCGTCTTGGCATTTCGCGCAAGACCATCGACCGCAAATGCGCTGCCTGGAATGGCTGA
- a CDS encoding pentapeptide repeat-containing protein — protein MATAPDPILPANIIENSELDRNAVERLSKTGLPHRLTACVLEDADLSRLMLEGWILEDCNVKQVNFTGAKLSGTVWKSCKGGLADFTGCDFSESRIEGCDFNNSNFRGATLTGAEIVRSKLTGANLSEAKTLNLTFTETRLADARLPGLSFRKARLNGLDFQMADLKKCDFRDAIFQDCSLRDANLVDCRFEGADLRGADLGGIRLLNAKQFKGATISRDQAGQLLAELGLKVR, from the coding sequence ATGGCCACCGCCCCGGACCCGATTTTACCGGCCAATATCATCGAGAACAGCGAGCTTGATCGCAACGCGGTCGAACGCCTTTCGAAAACCGGTCTCCCGCACCGGCTCACAGCCTGCGTGCTGGAGGACGCTGATCTTTCACGCCTGATGCTGGAGGGCTGGATCCTTGAGGATTGCAACGTCAAGCAGGTCAATTTCACCGGCGCAAAGCTCAGCGGCACTGTCTGGAAGAGCTGCAAGGGCGGCCTTGCCGATTTTACCGGCTGCGATTTCTCCGAGAGCCGGATCGAGGGATGCGACTTCAACAACAGCAATTTCCGGGGCGCGACGCTGACCGGTGCTGAGATCGTCCGCAGTAAATTGACCGGCGCGAACCTGTCGGAAGCAAAGACCCTCAACCTCACCTTCACAGAAACCCGCCTGGCCGACGCCCGCCTGCCCGGCCTGTCGTTTCGAAAGGCCCGTCTCAATGGCCTCGATTTCCAGATGGCGGACCTCAAGAAATGCGATTTCCGCGACGCGATCTTTCAGGATTGCAGCCTGCGCGACGCCAATCTCGTCGACTGCCGCTTTGAAGGCGCCGACCTTCGCGGCGCCGACCTCGGCGGCATCCGCCTTTTGAACGCCAAGCAATTCAAGGGCGCAACCATCTCGCGCGATCAGGCAGGTCAGCTGCTTGCGGAACTGGGCCTGAAAGTGCGGTAA
- a CDS encoding NAD-dependent epimerase/dehydratase family protein, giving the protein MATVLVTGGTGYVAKWCIVELLRQNHHVRTTVRDLKRGPDIRDAVKRVVENTERLSFAAADLLQDEGWDSAMAGCDYVLHVASPLGGGAEGDQNSFVAPARDGTIRVLKAAVAAGVKRVVMTSAAATARPPLDSGRISDETIWADPDDPQFDAYRVSKILAERAAWDFMAEHGGATEFTTILPGAVFGPVLTDGNLGSVKIIADLVEGRPKAMPKLGFWVVDVRDLADIHIKAMLSPHSAGERFIAASEFMWMADISGALRESPGQLGRKAPKYQLPTALVRLLLPFLPSLKPLAPLIGRKFLLAGQKARDVLGFQPRPGKTTIIDCAESLAARSWAR; this is encoded by the coding sequence ATGGCAACGGTCCTCGTTACCGGCGGCACCGGCTATGTCGCCAAATGGTGCATTGTCGAACTGCTCCGGCAGAACCACCACGTCCGCACCACGGTGCGCGACCTGAAGCGGGGGCCGGACATTCGCGATGCGGTGAAGCGCGTGGTCGAAAACACCGAACGGCTGTCCTTCGCCGCAGCAGACCTTTTGCAGGACGAAGGCTGGGACAGCGCGATGGCGGGCTGCGATTACGTTCTCCACGTGGCTTCGCCGCTTGGGGGCGGGGCGGAAGGCGACCAGAATTCGTTTGTCGCCCCGGCACGCGACGGCACGATCAGGGTTTTGAAGGCGGCCGTGGCTGCAGGCGTCAAACGCGTGGTCATGACCTCTGCTGCAGCGACGGCGCGGCCGCCGCTGGATTCCGGACGCATCAGCGACGAAACGATCTGGGCCGATCCCGATGACCCGCAATTCGATGCCTACCGGGTCTCGAAAATCCTCGCCGAACGGGCGGCATGGGATTTCATGGCAGAACATGGCGGCGCAACAGAATTCACAACCATCCTTCCCGGCGCGGTTTTCGGCCCGGTGCTGACAGACGGCAATCTCGGCTCGGTCAAGATCATCGCCGATCTCGTCGAGGGGCGGCCGAAAGCCATGCCGAAACTCGGTTTCTGGGTCGTGGACGTCCGCGATCTGGCGGATATCCATATCAAGGCAATGCTCTCGCCACATTCAGCCGGCGAGCGCTTCATTGCCGCTTCGGAATTCATGTGGATGGCCGATATTTCCGGGGCGTTGCGCGAAAGCCCCGGCCAGCTTGGACGCAAAGCACCGAAATACCAGTTGCCGACGGCACTTGTCCGGTTGTTACTGCCCTTCCTGCCAAGCTTGAAACCCCTTGCACCCCTGATCGGCCGCAAATTCCTCCTGGCTGGGCAAAAGGCGCGCGATGTACTGGGTTTCCAGCCGCGCCCCGGCAAGACAACCATTATCGATTGCGCCGAAAGCCTGGCCGCGCGGAGTTGGGCGCGATGA
- a CDS encoding class I SAM-dependent methyltransferase, which translates to MTHICTPSDRWHFFRTWASDPFRVAAIAPSSQSLARLITKEIVLANAPVIELGPGTGVFTKALLDRGLSPNDLVLIEYGAEFTGLLKQRFPQASVFNLDAAHLGDRRLPITQEAGAVISGLPLLSMSPRKVMSILNGAFSRIRTGGHFYQFTYGPRCPVPRPILDRLGLKARRIGTTLQNLPPASVYRISRRHGISGLIHPAAATSPSSTEQ; encoded by the coding sequence TTGACCCATATATGCACCCCATCCGATCGCTGGCATTTCTTCCGCACATGGGCGTCAGATCCGTTCCGCGTCGCAGCGATTGCGCCCTCCAGCCAGTCTCTCGCCCGTTTGATCACGAAGGAAATCGTTCTGGCAAACGCGCCTGTCATTGAGCTCGGTCCAGGAACCGGGGTCTTCACCAAGGCGCTCCTCGACAGGGGCCTCTCCCCCAATGATCTGGTCCTGATCGAATATGGTGCGGAGTTCACCGGCCTCTTGAAGCAGCGATTTCCGCAAGCCAGCGTGTTCAATCTCGATGCCGCCCATCTTGGAGACAGGCGGCTGCCGATCACGCAGGAGGCCGGCGCCGTGATCAGCGGCCTGCCGCTGCTGTCCATGTCGCCGCGCAAGGTGATGTCGATCCTCAATGGTGCCTTTTCGCGGATAAGGACCGGCGGTCATTTCTATCAGTTCACCTATGGACCCCGGTGCCCCGTGCCCAGGCCGATCCTCGACCGGCTTGGCCTGAAGGCAAGGCGGATCGGCACGACCTTGCAAAATCTGCCGCCCGCATCGGTCTACCGTATCAGCCGGCGGCATGGCATTTCCGGTCTGATCCATCCGGCCGCCGCCACCAGCCCTTCATCCACGGAGCAGTAA
- a CDS encoding TetR/AcrR family transcriptional regulator, whose translation MFCRKPTRSRDAAATRAAILESARHAFVTSGYDGAGVRDIAKGAGVTAMLINRYFGSKEALFEEVLARANQSPIIATAETLNAPDRAARISKALLQFTQPGATALDGFLIMLRSASNERALAIARNVIEDHHQKNVSLALSGEAGPQRAAVLLSLVAGIQIMRQVIGLEALTENFNPELERVLHGLVSQLVQA comes from the coding sequence ATGTTTTGCCGCAAGCCAACCCGCTCGCGCGATGCCGCCGCCACGCGCGCGGCGATCCTTGAATCAGCGCGTCATGCGTTTGTAACGTCGGGATATGACGGAGCTGGCGTGCGCGATATTGCCAAGGGGGCAGGCGTTACCGCCATGCTGATCAATCGTTATTTCGGCTCAAAGGAAGCTTTGTTTGAGGAGGTTTTGGCACGCGCAAACCAGAGCCCGATCATCGCCACCGCAGAAACGCTGAACGCACCCGACAGGGCTGCCAGAATCAGCAAGGCGCTGTTGCAGTTCACGCAACCCGGCGCCACGGCACTGGACGGCTTTTTGATCATGTTGCGATCGGCATCCAATGAAAGGGCGCTGGCGATCGCCCGGAATGTGATCGAGGATCACCACCAGAAAAACGTCAGCCTGGCGCTCTCAGGCGAGGCGGGGCCGCAGAGGGCGGCCGTGCTCCTGTCGCTTGTGGCCGGAATCCAGATCATGCGCCAGGTCATCGGGCTGGAGGCCTTGACGGAAAATTTCAACCCGGAGCTGGAAAGGGTCCTGCATGGGCTTGTGAGCCAGCTGGTCCAGGCGTGA
- a CDS encoding formate dehydrogenase subunit delta has translation MSLDNTNGKLVRMANQIATFFKSQPEDERVEGVATHINKFWEPRMRKAFFELIEQGDAGFDPLVISAAAIIKPPYSGSEGVGTGSDAAAGAPGGKGTAAGESLSEPSIPEKA, from the coding sequence ATGTCGCTTGATAACACCAATGGCAAACTTGTCCGCATGGCCAACCAGATCGCCACCTTCTTCAAATCGCAGCCAGAAGACGAGCGCGTCGAGGGCGTGGCAACCCATATCAACAAGTTCTGGGAGCCACGCATGCGCAAGGCTTTCTTTGAGCTGATCGAACAGGGCGACGCCGGCTTCGATCCGCTCGTCATCTCCGCCGCCGCCATCATCAAGCCCCCCTATTCCGGCTCCGAGGGCGTCGGCACCGGCAGCGATGCGGCCGCTGGCGCGCCCGGCGGCAAGGGCACGGCGGCAGGCGAATCCCTGTCCGAACCGAGCATTCCGGAAAAGGCCTGA
- the fdhD gene encoding formate dehydrogenase accessory sulfurtransferase FdhD: protein MTPLNLTQTVSETAHRSGKLTAGSRVVPEETPIALSYGGSTHAVMMATPGDFEDFAVGFSLTEGIITHPGEIESIEAVADEKGIDLQITLKNEQNDALVSRRRHMAGPVGCGLCGIESIEQAVRKTPSVSASALRLSQQEIIEAVALLNGQQPLHFETRAVHGAGFYVPGKGLIAVREDVGRHNALDKLVGAAARAGHAGSTGAVVVTSRVSVEMVQKTAIIGSPFIIAISAPTALAIRTADEAGMTLIALVRGADFEIFTQPHRIQSGAIADVA from the coding sequence ATGACCCCGTTGAACCTCACCCAGACCGTTTCGGAGACTGCGCATCGCAGCGGCAAGCTCACGGCCGGGTCACGCGTGGTGCCGGAGGAAACGCCGATCGCGCTTTCCTATGGCGGCTCGACCCATGCCGTGATGATGGCCACACCCGGCGATTTCGAGGATTTTGCTGTCGGCTTCAGCCTGACGGAAGGGATCATCACCCATCCCGGCGAAATCGAATCGATCGAGGCCGTTGCCGATGAAAAGGGCATCGACCTGCAGATCACGCTGAAGAACGAGCAGAACGACGCGCTCGTCTCGCGCCGCCGCCACATGGCCGGTCCCGTCGGCTGCGGGCTTTGCGGCATCGAATCGATCGAGCAGGCCGTGCGCAAGACGCCGTCGGTCTCGGCCTCGGCATTGCGGCTGTCGCAACAGGAGATCATCGAGGCCGTCGCCCTCCTCAACGGCCAGCAGCCGCTGCATTTCGAAACGCGCGCCGTGCATGGCGCCGGCTTCTATGTGCCCGGCAAGGGCCTGATCGCCGTGCGCGAGGATGTCGGCCGCCACAATGCGCTGGACAAGCTGGTAGGGGCTGCGGCCCGGGCCGGGCACGCAGGATCAACCGGCGCCGTTGTCGTCACCAGCCGCGTCTCCGTCGAGATGGTGCAGAAAACCGCCATCATCGGCAGCCCGTTCATCATCGCCATATCGGCACCGACGGCGCTTGCCATCCGCACCGCGGACGAGGCGGGAATGACGCTGATTGCGCTGGTGCGCGGCGCCGATTTCGAGATTTTCACGCAACCCCACCGCATTCAATCCGGAGCCATCGCCGATGTCGCTTGA